The following proteins are co-located in the Bathymodiolus thermophilus thioautotrophic gill symbiont genome:
- a CDS encoding DUF4145 domain-containing protein: protein MEEVKLKAQCNKCLGETNHLLLHKEDQPWDEDMGCGNIIYGSETFNMVKCCGCDSVKLMYTSWFSGACDEDGPIIETNYYPPAISRAEPKWVSSLGGFFSQEQERYSFKLLREIYSALHNDSRCLAVMGIRALLEHLMIAKVTDKGTFKKNLDAFQAEGYLSKKQRGIIEPILEAGHAAIHRAYHPSSEDVLTAIEVTESLVETIYVHPKKANKLKERVPKRNE from the coding sequence ATGGAGGAAGTTAAGCTAAAAGCGCAATGTAATAAATGCCTTGGAGAAACCAATCATCTTTTGCTTCATAAAGAGGATCAGCCATGGGATGAAGACATGGGGTGTGGAAATATCATCTATGGCAGTGAGACGTTTAACATGGTTAAGTGTTGTGGGTGTGACAGTGTAAAACTAATGTACACAAGCTGGTTCTCTGGAGCATGCGATGAAGACGGACCTATAATAGAAACCAATTACTACCCGCCAGCAATATCTAGGGCTGAGCCGAAATGGGTTTCAAGTTTAGGTGGTTTTTTTTCACAGGAACAAGAACGATATTCTTTTAAACTTCTCCGAGAAATCTATTCAGCACTACACAATGATTCTAGGTGTTTAGCGGTTATGGGCATAAGAGCGCTTCTTGAACATCTAATGATCGCCAAGGTTACCGATAAAGGAACTTTTAAAAAAAATTTAGATGCATTTCAAGCGGAGGGATATTTGTCAAAAAAACAACGAGGAATCATTGAGCCAATTCTTGAAGCAGGGCACGCAGCGATACACAGAGCATATCACCCTAGCTCAGAAGATGTTTTAACTGCAATAGAGGTAACTGAAAGTCTAGTTGAAACTATCTATGTTCATCCAAAGAAAGCAAACAAGCTTAAAGAGCGAGTTCCAAAGCGCAATGAATAA
- a CDS encoding BolA family protein yields MTLEEVQVKLEAGIENSTVTMEGDGCNCSTLVVSPIFAGMSLLARQKMVLAAVRAEIDSGELHALSIKARTPEEIG; encoded by the coding sequence ATGACTTTAGAAGAAGTACAAGTAAAACTTGAAGCAGGTATTGAAAATTCAACGGTTACCATGGAAGGGGATGGCTGTAATTGCTCAACCCTGGTAGTTTCACCAATTTTTGCAGGGATGTCGTTATTGGCTAGGCAAAAAATGGTATTGGCTGCCGTGCGTGCGGAGATCGATTCTGGCGAATTGCATGCTTTAAGTATCAAAGCAAGAACGCCAGAAGAAATAGGTTAA
- the tyrS gene encoding tyrosine--tRNA ligase, whose product MDINQQLEIFQRGTDEILPLEELKDKLKRKKVLKIKAGFDPTAPDLHLGHTVLINKLKQLQDLGHEIQFLIGDFTAMIGDPTGKSKTRPPLSREQVQENAKSYTEQVFKILDKNKTTIVFNSQWMDKMTPMEFIQLASKQTVARMLERDDFSKRYKSGQAISTHEFLYPLVQGNDSVELASDVEIGGTDQKFNLLVGRELQKQAKQEQQVILTMPILEGLDGVQKMSKSLNNYIGIDDTPDDMFGKIMSISDVLMWRYFELLSFQSLTAIADLQQAMAQGKNPRDIKFILAEEIITRFHNADAAQQAQQNFIDRFSKNQIPDEMAEFTFDTGIKIANLLKDAGLCPSTSNAYQMIKQGGAKINGEKITDRNFEPKAGTEVYQVGKRKFARVTIQ is encoded by the coding sequence GTGGATATAAACCAACAATTAGAAATTTTCCAGCGTGGCACTGATGAAATCTTGCCACTTGAAGAACTAAAAGACAAACTGAAACGCAAAAAAGTTTTAAAAATCAAAGCCGGCTTTGATCCAACCGCACCTGATTTGCATCTAGGACATACCGTTTTAATCAACAAACTCAAGCAGTTACAAGATTTGGGTCATGAAATCCAATTTTTAATCGGTGATTTCACTGCGATGATTGGCGACCCAACGGGCAAAAGTAAAACTCGCCCACCACTTTCAAGAGAACAAGTGCAAGAAAACGCCAAAAGTTACACCGAACAAGTATTTAAAATTCTAGACAAAAATAAAACCACAATTGTATTCAATTCACAATGGATGGACAAAATGACGCCAATGGAATTTATTCAACTTGCCAGCAAACAAACAGTTGCCAGAATGCTAGAACGCGATGATTTTTCCAAACGCTACAAATCAGGACAAGCCATTTCCACCCACGAATTCCTATACCCTTTGGTTCAAGGCAACGATTCTGTCGAATTGGCAAGCGATGTAGAAATCGGCGGCACTGACCAAAAATTTAACCTATTGGTAGGCAGAGAACTGCAAAAACAAGCCAAACAAGAGCAACAAGTTATTCTCACCATGCCGATTTTAGAAGGATTAGACGGTGTGCAAAAAATGTCAAAATCTCTCAATAACTATATCGGTATTGACGACACGCCCGATGATATGTTTGGCAAAATTATGTCAATTTCAGATGTGCTAATGTGGCGTTATTTCGAACTGTTGAGTTTTCAAAGCTTAACAGCCATTGCCGATTTACAGCAAGCAATGGCTCAAGGCAAAAACCCAAGAGACATTAAATTTATCCTCGCCGAAGAAATCATTACCCGCTTCCATAATGCCGACGCCGCCCAACAAGCACAACAAAATTTCATTGACCGCTTTTCTAAAAATCAAATCCCCGATGAAATGGCAGAATTTACCTTTGATACAGGCATCAAAATCGCCAATCTACTCAAAGACGCAGGACTTTGCCCCAGCACCTCAAACGCCTATCAAATGATCAAACAGGGGGGTGCTAAAATCAATGGCGAAAAAATCACCGATAGAAATTTTGAACCAAAAGCAGGCACAGAAGTCTATCAAGTTGGCAAACGCAAATTCGCAAGAGTTACCATCCAATAA
- a CDS encoding DUF1289 domain-containing protein: protein MNNQTIKTPCVDICKYNKQNFCVGCKRSSDEISGWIHYSDEMRQAIMQDLKNRKID from the coding sequence ATGAATAATCAAACCATTAAAACACCGTGCGTGGATATTTGCAAATACAATAAGCAGAACTTTTGCGTGGGGTGTAAACGCAGTAGTGACGAAATCAGCGGTTGGATTCATTATTCAGACGAAATGCGTCAGGCGATTATGCAAGATTTAAAAAATAGGAAAATTGATTAA
- a CDS encoding ribonuclease T2 family protein: MLNKFLLLLLFLTLQGCNNYAEVTTKETICPIIPEGSSGGIKTLPGCFDYYVFSQFWLNELCISDGRDMETGVDEPSADSCEILYQTTNSNALAPHGLWPNLKNSSAYPEFCTDAPFDVGKISEDLRHKLGLLYTDITPNLESHEWRKHGTCSNKTQQDYFNTIVALNSQQKIQSFIKNNVGRDVAYQDLKAAFGDVNHSEFICAKYSFDDKQYLMQTYQYFDKQINPINLNVPKIKNACEQNKPIHIRKPSKFLTMDDFKKALGSSSKLTVGFDIDDTVLFSTPPFYYGVNKYGSELPNEFWQQMNTVLDAFSLPKKIARDLLSFHQSRKDKIYFITARPKTEVETLTQRLIKTFSLGKETANVIFTGDDDKTQEIKAKGIQYYYGDADTDITSALRASAIPVRVKRNAISDAESNSNPGYFGELVLIDSEY, translated from the coding sequence ATGCTTAATAAGTTTTTACTATTACTATTGTTTTTAACGCTACAAGGCTGTAATAACTATGCTGAAGTTACAACCAAAGAAACCATTTGCCCAATTATTCCAGAAGGATCATCTGGGGGTATTAAAACCCTTCCAGGGTGTTTTGATTATTATGTGTTTAGTCAATTTTGGTTAAATGAATTATGCATATCGGACGGTCGTGATATGGAAACTGGCGTTGATGAACCTTCTGCAGACTCTTGTGAAATACTTTATCAAACTACTAACAGTAATGCTTTAGCGCCACATGGCTTATGGCCGAATCTAAAAAACAGTTCGGCATATCCTGAATTTTGTACCGATGCGCCTTTTGATGTGGGAAAAATATCAGAAGACTTGCGTCATAAATTAGGCCTTTTATACACTGATATAACCCCAAATTTAGAATCACATGAATGGCGCAAGCATGGCACTTGCTCTAATAAAACCCAACAAGACTACTTTAATACCATTGTTGCTTTAAATTCCCAGCAAAAAATTCAAAGTTTCATTAAAAATAATGTTGGTCGAGATGTTGCTTATCAAGACCTAAAGGCTGCTTTTGGTGATGTCAATCATTCTGAGTTTATTTGTGCCAAATATAGTTTTGATGACAAGCAGTATTTAATGCAAACATATCAATATTTTGACAAACAGATTAACCCTATTAATCTCAATGTTCCAAAAATAAAAAATGCTTGCGAACAAAACAAACCTATTCACATTAGAAAACCATCTAAATTTTTAACTATGGATGATTTTAAAAAAGCATTAGGCTCGTCATCTAAGTTAACTGTTGGGTTTGATATTGATGATACCGTATTATTTTCGACCCCTCCTTTTTATTACGGAGTAAATAAGTATGGGTCTGAGTTACCAAATGAGTTTTGGCAACAAATGAATACAGTGTTAGATGCCTTTAGTTTACCAAAAAAAATTGCTAGAGATTTGCTGAGTTTTCATCAATCCCGTAAGGACAAGATCTATTTTATTACGGCTAGACCCAAAACAGAAGTTGAGACATTAACTCAGCGTTTGATTAAAACATTTTCTTTGGGTAAAGAGACGGCTAATGTAATCTTTACAGGGGATGATGATAAAACACAGGAAATTAAAGCAAAGGGTATACAATATTACTATGGCGATGCTGACACAGACATTACATCGGCACTTCGGGCTAGTGCGATACCAGTAAGAGTAAAGCGCAACGCTATTTCAGATGCAGAAAGCAACTCAAATCCTGGTTATTTTGGTGAGTTGGTGCTAATTGATTCAGAATATTAA
- a CDS encoding DEAD/DEAH box helicase, with protein MGFSKLGLSDSILDAVTKKGYDKPSAIQEQAIPAVLQGKDVMAAAQTGTGKTAGFTLPILQILSKGTLAKSNQVRTLILTPTRELAAQVNDSVATYGKHLPLKSTVVFGGVKINPQMQKLRSGVDILVATPGRLLDLYSQNAVKFDQLEILVMDEADRMLDMGFIHDIKKILKILPENRQTLMFSATFSDDIRKLAKTLVNNPVEISVTPRNTTVKSVKQWIHPVDKSKKQALLTHLIQEHSWYQVLVFSRTKHGANRIATQLGKRGITAAAIHGNKSQGARTRALDDFKKGKVNVLVATDIAARGIDIVELPLVVNFDLPNVPEDYVHRIGRTGRAGSKGEAISLVSADEAKQLFDIERLTQKKLDRIMIDDFIPDHNLPESSKNLLPPKNKKPKKSNPRNKPRYGKNSNSQENKAKKKKSFWGNKK; from the coding sequence ATGGGTTTTTCTAAACTAGGTTTATCAGATTCTATTCTCGACGCTGTTACTAAAAAAGGCTACGATAAGCCATCAGCAATCCAAGAGCAGGCAATTCCTGCGGTATTGCAAGGCAAAGATGTAATGGCTGCCGCACAAACAGGCACAGGAAAAACCGCAGGTTTCACCTTACCAATCTTGCAAATTTTATCCAAAGGAACACTGGCAAAATCCAACCAAGTGCGCACACTTATCCTAACGCCAACGCGTGAATTGGCCGCCCAAGTTAATGATAGTGTAGCCACTTATGGCAAGCACTTGCCACTCAAATCAACCGTGGTATTTGGTGGCGTAAAAATCAATCCACAAATGCAAAAGCTCAGAAGTGGCGTGGATATTTTAGTGGCAACTCCTGGCAGATTATTGGATTTATATTCACAAAATGCAGTGAAGTTTGATCAATTAGAAATCTTAGTAATGGATGAAGCCGACAGAATGTTAGACATGGGTTTTATTCATGATATTAAGAAGATTTTAAAGATTTTGCCTGAAAATAGACAAACCCTAATGTTTTCAGCCACTTTTTCAGATGACATCAGAAAGTTAGCAAAAACTCTAGTCAACAACCCCGTAGAAATCTCAGTAACCCCACGAAACACCACAGTAAAATCAGTCAAGCAATGGATTCACCCCGTTGACAAATCCAAAAAACAAGCACTACTCACCCACCTCATTCAAGAGCACAGCTGGTACCAAGTATTGGTCTTTAGTCGCACCAAACACGGCGCCAATCGCATTGCCACACAACTCGGAAAACGCGGCATCACCGCCGCCGCCATTCACGGCAACAAAAGCCAAGGCGCACGCACCAGAGCGCTTGACGACTTCAAAAAAGGCAAAGTTAATGTCCTAGTCGCCACCGATATTGCCGCTCGTGGCATTGACATCGTCGAACTCCCACTCGTGGTCAATTTTGACCTACCAAATGTGCCAGAAGACTATGTTCATCGTATCGGTAGAACAGGCCGTGCAGGCTCAAAAGGCGAAGCCATTTCATTAGTTAGCGCCGATGAAGCCAAACAGCTTTTCGACATCGAACGCCTCACCCAGAAAAAACTCGATCGCATCATGATAGACGACTTCATCCCCGACCACAACCTGCCAGAATCCAGCAAAAACCTATTGCCACCAAAAAATAAAAAACCCAAGAAGAGCAACCCTCGCAATAAGCCGAGATATGGCAAAAATAGCAATTCTCAAGAAAACAAAGCCAAAAAGAAAAAAAGTTTTTGGGGGAATAAAAAATAA
- a CDS encoding MBL fold metallo-hydrolase yields the protein MIERIFHPIGQGAFYSERHNNFNIVYDCGNWKDTLEANKVVERAFKKDEVIDILFISHFDYDHVNKIKTLNEHTKIKKVVMPLLHDEEKTLLINLYKALDFQIWTLIENPQEFFGQETQIITVQESEDNERPINDNITIDLENLKTTNIQSGSILRKTFNSYKWVFIPYNYLCNSRKIELEKLLRSSGFDVEKLKNDSKYTIDEIVSRRTEIKKIYTKVKGNINQNSMLLYSGINCLYKDCKQEAFCFDCPYRYFRCYAEFHHIRWYRMVKQRHRVSCIYTGDTDLNKVKIKSIFKFFWESVGTIQIPHHGDLKSFDKSILDDKYYWCPISVGEKNSYGHPSYKLISEIVVQNSYPILVTEDLNSGFVECIRF from the coding sequence TTGATAGAACGAATTTTTCATCCGATTGGACAAGGTGCTTTTTATTCTGAAAGGCATAATAATTTCAATATTGTTTATGATTGTGGAAATTGGAAGGACACTCTAGAAGCCAATAAAGTTGTTGAACGAGCATTTAAAAAAGATGAAGTTATAGATATATTATTTATATCACATTTTGATTACGACCATGTTAATAAAATTAAGACATTAAATGAGCATACTAAAATAAAAAAAGTTGTTATGCCACTATTACATGATGAAGAAAAAACATTGTTAATCAACTTATATAAAGCTTTAGATTTTCAAATTTGGACTTTAATCGAAAATCCTCAAGAGTTTTTTGGCCAAGAAACTCAAATAATAACTGTCCAAGAGTCAGAAGATAATGAAAGACCAATAAATGATAATATTACGATTGATCTAGAAAACTTAAAAACTACGAATATACAAAGTGGGTCAATCTTAAGAAAAACTTTTAATTCTTATAAGTGGGTATTTATTCCATACAATTACCTGTGTAATTCTAGAAAGATTGAACTTGAAAAATTATTAAGAAGCAGTGGGTTTGATGTTGAAAAATTAAAAAATGATTCAAAATACACTATTGATGAAATTGTATCTCGTCGCACAGAAATAAAAAAGATTTACACAAAAGTTAAGGGTAATATAAATCAAAATTCTATGTTACTTTATTCTGGAATAAATTGTTTGTATAAAGATTGTAAACAAGAGGCGTTTTGTTTTGATTGCCCTTATAGATATTTTAGATGTTATGCAGAATTTCATCATATTCGATGGTATAGAATGGTGAAACAAAGGCATAGAGTAAGTTGTATATATACTGGTGACACTGATTTGAATAAAGTAAAAATCAAATCAATCTTTAAATTTTTTTGGGAAAGTGTAGGAACAATTCAAATACCACATCATGGAGATCTAAAAAGTTTTGACAAATCCATCCTTGATGATAAATACTATTGGTGCCCCATCTCTGTTGGAGAAAAAAATAGTTATGGGCATCCGTCTTATAAGTTAATATCAGAAATAGTAGTTCAAAATAGTTATCCTATTTTAGTTACAGAAGATTTAAATTCAGGTTTTGTTGAGTGTATAAGATTCTAA